A genomic window from Ascaphus truei isolate aAscTru1 chromosome 1, aAscTru1.hap1, whole genome shotgun sequence includes:
- the LOC142492404 gene encoding perilipin-2-like: MTAIVEQQQNVVARLVNLPLVSSTYNMVSSAYDNTKDNHPYLMSVCDVAEKSVKTIISVANTGALPIIQKLEPQIAIANNYACMGLDKIEEKLPVLYQPSDKVISNASDALAGAKDTVMHSITGVVDKTKGAVHGSVEMTKAVVNGGIKTVLGSRVVQMVSSGVDTALTKSETLLDQYLPLTEEELAKEATNLEGFEVGTEKPNYYIRLGSLSSKLRKRAYQQTLTWVKDVKCRSQEAISQLHHTVDLIEYARKNMDSANQKMHNAQEQLYNSWVEWKSSTGQSATDEAQNTEHIESHTLAIAQNMSQQLQTTCLSLVSSIHGLPQNIQDKAHSISAMAGDIYQNFHSASSFREVSDGLLTTSREQLQKMKDSLDDVMDYLVHNTPLNWMVGPFYPQLAGSKHGEHKCEGAEASSQED, encoded by the exons ATGACTGCAATAGTGGAGCAACAGCAG AATGTGGTGGCCAGGTTGGTTAACCTGCCATTGGTGAGCTCCACCTACAATATGGTGTCTTCTGCTTATGACAACACCAAAGACAACCATCCTTACTTGATGTCTGTATGTGATGTGGCAGAGAAGAGTGTGAAGACCATCATCTCAGTGGCCAACACCGGTGCTTTGCCCATCATACAGAAACTGGAGCCTCAAA ttgCAATTGCCAACAACTATGCTTGCATGGGCCTGGATAAAAttgaagagaagctgcctgttCTGTATCAACCTAGTGATAAG GTGATCTCGAATGCGTCTGATGCACTGGCTGGTGCCAAAGACACAGTGATGCACAGCATTACAGGGGTAGTTGATAAAACAAAAGGTGCTGTCCATGGAAGTGTGGAAATGACCAAGGCTGTTGTGAATGGCGGTATTAAGACCGTCCTGGGAAGCCGTGTTGTGCAGATGGTGAGCAGCGGAGTTGATACTGCGCTGACCAAGTCTGAGACTCTGTTGGATCAATACCTGCCACTGACTGAGGAAGAATTGG ccAAGGAAGCCACAAATCTTGAAGGGTTTGAAGTGGGAACAGAGAAGCCCAACTACTACATCCGATTGGGGTCACTCTCTTCAAAACTTCGCAAGCGTGCCTACCAGCAAACGCTGACTTGGGTCAAGGATGTCAAATGCAGAAGCCAGGAAGCCATTTCTCAGCTACATCATACAGTTGACCTG ATTGAGTATGCAAGGAAGAACATGGACAGCGCCAACCAGAAGATGCACAATGCTCAAGAGCAACTCTACAACTCATGGGTGGAATGGAAGAGCAGCACAGGACAGTCTGCTACTGATGAGGCTCAAAATACTGAG CACATTGAATCGCATACACTAGCAATTGCCCAGAACATGTCTCAGCAGCTTCAGACCACATGTCTCTCTCTGGTATCCAGCATACACGGCTTGCCACAGAACATCCAAGACAAAGCTCATAGTATTAGTGCCATGGCTGGAGATATTTACCAAAACTTCCACTCTGCCTCCTCCTTCAGAGAAGTGTCTGACGGCCTCCTGACCACCAGCAGAGAGCAGCTCCAAAAAATGAAGGATTCTTTGGATGATGTAATGGATTATCTAGTCCACAACACACCACTAAACTGGATGGTTGGTCCTTTTTACCCCCAGTTGGCTGGGTCTAAGCATGGTGAGCACAAATGTGAAGGAGCAGAAGCTTCCAGCCAGGAAGACTGA
- the LOC142487815 gene encoding uncharacterized protein LOC142487815: MASPEKLTVDGSFSPQAGTSQVHNMPVDASPDSKCSICLDRFNKVSHLDPCGHRFCFDCIQEWTKTKAECPLCKQPFRFNFHSVQDDDDNKEYILNGIFARPDGNQFQYCTTFTGNCSLPTHPLTSSSSHTTFMPPDNRILFDGHLNQTSLQRGGDIYQMIQRLASSRQASAEGRFMKEIPEDELINFRRALYHHGLRVRNIQGGDQYRDISAQFFRRNPASLHHLLPWLKRELTVLFGINGSLPTIVQHIIISNVTQYDMGSQAFVEDLRPFLQHHTDHFLHELINFARCPYNVEAYDQNANYDCPTASYEDGSCSGPAQSSIITISSDDEDIRETDVPSSAFRLSQSPWDNETPGTSYSTLEQATATDSTTLASSESSDDESFINEATTQVDINMDTIARMQDIEAYDQHTNYDCPAQLSIITITSDEEDVSEPDVPSSALGLGQTPWANETAGTFYSTLAQATAAASTALASSESSDDESFINGATTQVDINMDTIARMQDIEAYVQHTNYDCPAQLSIITITSDEEDVSEPDVPSSAFGLGQTPWANETAGTFYSTLEQATATASTALASSESLDDESFINRATTQMDINMDTIARMQDIEVYDQHTNHDCPAQSSIITITSDEEDVSEQDVPSSALGLGLTPWANDTSGTSYSTLEQATATALANLDSSERLDEEPFINRATTQVDINTDTVAIMQDSRSSHHDSFTLVKEKYAQKASHKDSTSSDEHCYSKKKEKRKRPVDVSSQNLREEALQQGQAKNQELQKSREEWAQMLEIKEKIQKQRQELVLEKEDYVTDQ, encoded by the exons ATGGCATCACCTGAGAAATTGACGGTAGATGGCAGCTTTTCACCGCAGGCTGGTACATCACAGGTGCACAATATGCCAGTGGATGCCTCCCCGGACTCCAAATGCTCCATTTGCCTGGACAGGTTTAATAAAGTTTCTCACCTGGACCCATGTGGGCATAGGTTCTGCTTTGACTGCATTCAGGAGTGGACAAAAACTAAAGCTGAGTGCCCCCTGTGCAAGCAGCCCTTCCGCTTCAACTTCCACAGCGTCCAGGATGATGATGACAACAAGGAATACATTCTGAATGGTATCTTTGCCAGACCAGATGGGAACCAGTTTCAGTATTGTACCACCTTTACCGGGAACTGCAGcctccccacccatccccttacatcctcatcctctcatacGACATTCATGCCTCCGGACAACAGAATTCTGTTTGATGGCCATTTAAATCAGACGTCACTGCAAAGGGGCGGAGATATTTACCAGATGATACAGAGGCTGGCCTCAAGCCGACAGGCAAGCGCAGAGGGGCGATTCATGAAGGAGATCCCAGAGGATGAGCTTATTAACTTCAGGAGGGCTCTGTATCACCACGGATTACGCGTCAGAAATATCCAGGGCGGAGACCAGTACCGGGATATCTCTGCTCAGTTCTTCCGACGAAATCCTGCATCACTTCACCACCTTCTGCCCTGGCTGAAGAGAGAGCTAACTGTCCTGTTCGGCATCAACGGTTCCCTCCCCACCATAGTGCAGCACATCATCATAAGCAATGTGACGCAATATGACATGGGGAGCCAAGCCTTTGTGGAGGACCTGAGGCCATTTCTGCAGCACCACACTGACCACTTCCTGCATGAGTTAATCAACTTTGCCCGCTGCCCCTATAATGTCGAGGCGTATGACCAGAATGCCAATTATGACTGCCCTACCGCATCATACGAGGATGGCAGCTGCTCAGG CCCTGCCCAATCGTCCATCATCACCATATCATCTGATGATGAGGATATTAGGGAGACAGATGTCCCTTCTTCTGCTTTTAGACTCAGCCAGAGTCCATGGGACAATGAGACACCGGGGACTTCCTACTCAACATTAGAGCAAGCCACAGCTACTGATTCAACTACCCTGGCTAGCTCGGAAAGCTCAGATGATGAGTCCTTTATCAACGAAGCAACAACCCAGGTGGACATAAATATGGACACCATTGCAAGAATGCAAGACATCGAGGCATATGACCAGCACACCAATTACGACTGCCCTGCCCAATTGTCCATCATCACCATAACATCAGACGAGGAGGACGTTAGCGAGCCAGATGTCCCCTCATCTGCTCTTGGACTTGGCCAGACTCCATGGGCCAATGAGACAGCAGGGACTTTCTACTCCACATTAGCGCAAGCCACAGCTGCTGCTTCAACTGCCCTGGCTAGCTCAGAAAGCTCAGACGACGAGTCCTTTATCAACGGGGCAACAACCCAGGTGGACATAAATATGGACACCATTGCAAGAATGCAAGACATCGAGGCGTATGTCCAGCACACTAATTACGACTGCCCTGCCCAATTGTCCATCATCACCATAACATCTGACGAGGAGGACGTTAGCGAGCCAGATGTCCCCTCATCTGCTTTTGGACTTGGCCAGACTCCATGGGCCAATGAGACCGCAGGGACTTTCTACTCAACATTAGAGCAAGCCACAGCTACTGCTTCAACTGCCCTGGCTAGCTCAGAAAGCTTAGATGATGAGTCATTTATCAACAGGGCAACAACCCAAATGGACATAAATATGGACACCATTGCAAGAATGCAAGACATCGAGGTGTATGACCAGCACACCAATCACGACTGCCCTGCCCAATCGTCCATCATCACCATAACATCTGATGAGGAGGACGTTAGCGAGCAAGATGTCCCCTCATCTGCTCTTGGACTTGGCCTGACTCCATGGGCCAATGACACATCAGGGACTTCCTACTCAACATTAGAGCAAGCCACAGCTACTGCATTAGCTAACCTGGATAGCTCAGAAAGATTAGACGAAGAGCCCTTTATTAACAGGGCAACAACCCAAGTGGACATAAATACGGATACTGTTGCAATAATGCAAGACAGCAGGTCCTCTCACCATGATTCATTCACCCTTGTCAAAGAAAAGTATGCTCAAAAAGCTAGCCATAAGGATAGCACGTCATCTGACGAACATTGCTATTCtaaaaagaaagagaagaggAAAAGGCCAGTGGATGTGTCTTCTCAGAACCTGAGAGAA GAGGCGTTGCAGCAAGGACAGGCCAAAAACCAGGAGCTTCAGAAGTCCAGAGAAGAGTGGGCACAAATGTTGGAGATAAAGGAGAAGATCCAGAAGCAGAGACAGGAGCTTGTCCTGGAGAAGGAGGACTATGTCACTGACCAGTGA